The following are encoded in a window of Lacinutrix sp. WUR7 genomic DNA:
- a CDS encoding bile acid:sodium symporter family protein: MVELDNVKINFDANGLWVLNIALAVVMFGVALGVTINDFKQLFKQPKVVLIGILSQFVLLPFVTYLFILLIKPQASIALGMMMVAACPGGNISNFMTHLAKGNTALSVSLTAFATFLAMILTPINFQFYGNLYEPTALLLQNVELNFFDLVKLVLLILGVPLVLGMSLRSKMPKLAEKLSKVLKPFSILVFVGIVIIAFSNNLDIFNQYIDKVLLIGISHNIIALALGFFVAKAFGLSFENQKTLAIETGIQNSGLGLLLIFTFFNGLGGMALMAAFWGIWHIVSGLCLSFYWSSKSKKENI; this comes from the coding sequence ATGGTAGAACTGGATAATGTAAAAATTAATTTTGATGCCAACGGACTCTGGGTATTAAATATAGCGCTTGCCGTTGTTATGTTTGGCGTTGCACTTGGTGTAACAATAAACGATTTTAAACAATTGTTTAAACAACCAAAAGTGGTGTTGATTGGGATACTCTCCCAATTTGTGTTGTTGCCTTTTGTGACCTATCTTTTTATTCTACTAATAAAACCACAAGCCAGTATTGCTCTTGGTATGATGATGGTTGCTGCTTGTCCTGGTGGAAATATTTCTAACTTTATGACGCATCTTGCTAAAGGAAACACAGCGCTTTCTGTAAGTTTAACCGCTTTTGCTACATTTTTAGCTATGATACTAACTCCGATAAATTTTCAGTTTTATGGAAATTTATACGAGCCAACCGCACTTCTATTACAAAATGTAGAATTGAATTTCTTTGATTTAGTGAAACTAGTATTGCTCATTTTAGGTGTTCCGTTAGTATTAGGAATGTCTTTACGTAGCAAAATGCCGAAACTAGCAGAAAAGCTTTCCAAAGTATTAAAACCTTTTTCTATACTCGTTTTTGTAGGTATTGTTATTATTGCTTTTTCAAATAATTTAGATATTTTTAATCAGTATATAGATAAGGTGTTACTTATTGGGATTAGTCATAATATTATAGCGCTCGCATTGGGATTTTTTGTAGCTAAAGCTTTTGGTTTATCTTTTGAAAATCAAAAAACATTGGCCATTGAAACAGGAATACAAAACTCTGGTTTAGGTTTATTACTGATTTTCACCTTTTTTAATGGACTTGGCGGAATGGCTCTAATGGCAGCATTCTGGGGGATTTGGCATATTGTTTCTGGACTATGCTTATCGTTTTATTGGTCTTCAAAATCTAAAAAAGAAAACATTTGA
- a CDS encoding thioredoxin family protein — MARTPSNMLPLGTKAPNFELLDTVSNKPVSLQQLKGKQATVVMFICNHCPFVIHVNAALVQIAKQYETKGVSFIAISSNDAENYPQDGPEKMTEHAKKNQYPFAYLYDETQEVAKAYDAACTPDFYVFNSDLNLVYRGQLDDSRPGNGIAVTGNDLQNALDCILNKTENTKQQKPSIGCNIKWKK, encoded by the coding sequence ATGGCAAGAACACCGTCAAATATGCTTCCGTTGGGCACAAAAGCTCCAAATTTTGAATTATTAGATACGGTTAGCAACAAACCTGTATCGCTTCAGCAATTAAAAGGAAAACAAGCAACTGTTGTTATGTTTATATGCAACCATTGTCCGTTTGTAATTCATGTTAATGCTGCATTAGTCCAAATAGCAAAACAATATGAAACGAAAGGGGTTTCGTTTATAGCAATTTCTAGTAATGATGCAGAAAATTATCCGCAAGACGGACCAGAAAAAATGACGGAACATGCGAAAAAAAACCAATATCCTTTTGCTTATTTATATGATGAAACGCAAGAAGTAGCAAAAGCTTATGATGCGGCTTGCACTCCAGATTTTTATGTTTTTAACTCCGATTTAAACCTAGTCTATCGCGGACAATTAGATGATTCGAGACCAGGAAATGGTATTGCTGTTACAGGAAACGATTTACAAAATGCATTAGATTGTATTTTAAATAAAACCGAAAACACAAAACAACAAAAACCAAGTATTGGTTGTAATATTAAATGGAAGAAATAA
- a CDS encoding PUR family DNA/RNA-binding protein — protein METNGMMEKEEIYSKVLRAGRRTYFFDVRATKAGDYYLTVTESKKFTNDDGSFHYKKHKIYIYKEDFSEFNSILAEMTDYIIAEKGDEVISERHQKDFKKEYNTEAVVESTTTTETSEPAESRFTDVDFDDI, from the coding sequence ATGGAAACCAATGGCATGATGGAGAAAGAGGAAATTTATTCTAAAGTATTAAGAGCAGGACGACGCACTTATTTTTTTGATGTTAGAGCAACTAAAGCTGGAGATTATTATTTAACAGTTACAGAAAGTAAAAAGTTTACTAATGACGATGGTTCCTTCCACTACAAGAAACATAAAATCTATATATACAAAGAAGATTTTTCTGAATTCAATAGTATTTTAGCTGAAATGACAGATTATATTATAGCCGAAAAAGGAGATGAAGTAATTAGCGAGCGTCACCAAAAAGACTTTAAAAAAGAATATAATACGGAAGCTGTGGTAGAAAGTACAACAACTACAGAAACATCAGAACCTGCAGAAAGCAGATTTACAGATGTAGATTTTGATGATATTTAA
- a CDS encoding ABC transporter ATP-binding protein: MKELQHLNKYFLKYKFSLILGILITIVSKIFLLYTPRLIRKSINVVDEYRKGSITDIQLVKAELLENILYIIGAALITGVLTFFMRQTIINVSRYIEFDLKNEVYQQYQKLSLNFYKKNRTGDLMNRISEDVIKVRMYVGPAIMYSINTITLFVIVISSMYSQSPKLTLYTLIPLPILSIIVFKVSKEIHKRSTIVQEYLSKLSTFTQESFSGISIIKAYSMEPQTFKNFNALSIANKEKQLSLVKVQALFFPTMVLLIGLSNLIVIYIGGQQYINGEIESLGTIAEFIIYVNMLTWPVATVGWVTSIIQQAEASQKRINHFLKIEPEIQNKVSETSIIKGNISFKHVSFVYDDTNIEALKDISFTVKPGETLAIIGKTGSGKSTILDLIGRLYDIKSGQLLIDDTPIDQVNLKNLRDSIGYVPQDAFLFSDTINNNIKFGKEDATDEEVIQAAKYAQVHKNIMGFTKGYETVLGERGITLSGGQKQRVSIARAILKDPQILLFDDCLSAVDTETEEKILKSLNKLSKGKTTIIVSHRISSAKNADKIIVLDDGKIMQEGSHDTLIEKDGYYKDLYLKQLSEKA, encoded by the coding sequence ATGAAAGAATTACAGCACTTAAATAAGTACTTTTTAAAATATAAATTTAGTCTAATCCTTGGTATTTTAATAACCATAGTATCCAAGATTTTTTTACTTTATACCCCTAGACTCATTAGAAAATCTATTAATGTAGTAGATGAATATAGAAAAGGTAGTATTACAGATATTCAATTAGTTAAAGCAGAATTATTAGAGAACATTCTTTATATAATTGGTGCAGCATTAATTACAGGAGTACTTACCTTTTTTATGCGCCAAACCATAATTAATGTATCTCGATATATTGAGTTTGATTTAAAAAACGAAGTCTACCAACAATACCAAAAACTGTCTCTAAATTTCTATAAAAAAAATAGAACAGGAGATTTAATGAATAGAATTAGTGAAGACGTCATTAAAGTACGTATGTATGTAGGACCTGCAATTATGTACAGTATAAATACAATCACACTTTTTGTTATTGTTATTAGTTCTATGTATAGCCAATCGCCAAAATTAACTTTATACACGCTAATACCTTTACCTATTCTATCTATTATTGTATTTAAGGTAAGTAAAGAAATACATAAACGAAGCACCATAGTACAAGAGTATTTATCTAAACTTTCCACTTTTACCCAAGAATCTTTTAGCGGAATTTCTATTATAAAAGCGTATAGTATGGAACCACAAACGTTTAAAAATTTTAATGCGCTTTCGATCGCTAATAAAGAAAAGCAATTAAGTTTAGTCAAAGTACAAGCCTTATTTTTTCCTACCATGGTATTACTTATTGGTTTAAGTAACCTTATTGTAATTTACATTGGCGGACAGCAATATATCAATGGTGAAATTGAAAGCTTAGGAACCATTGCCGAATTTATTATTTACGTAAACATGTTAACATGGCCAGTTGCAACGGTGGGTTGGGTAACTTCTATAATACAACAAGCGGAAGCATCTCAAAAACGTATCAATCACTTTTTAAAAATAGAACCAGAAATTCAAAATAAGGTTAGTGAAACTTCTATTATAAAAGGAAATATATCCTTTAAACACGTTTCTTTTGTTTATGACGACACGAATATTGAAGCATTAAAAGATATCAGTTTTACTGTAAAACCAGGAGAAACTTTAGCTATAATAGGAAAAACAGGTTCTGGAAAATCTACGATTCTAGATTTAATAGGAAGACTTTATGATATAAAAAGCGGACAATTATTAATAGACGATACACCAATAGACCAAGTGAATCTTAAAAATTTACGCGATAGTATTGGTTATGTACCTCAAGATGCCTTTTTATTTAGTGATACCATTAATAACAACATAAAATTTGGTAAAGAAGATGCAACCGATGAAGAAGTAATACAAGCAGCAAAATATGCACAAGTACATAAAAATATTATGGGTTTCACTAAAGGTTATGAAACCGTTTTAGGTGAACGCGGAATCACACTTTCTGGCGGACAAAAACAACGTGTTTCTATTGCAAGAGCAATACTTAAAGATCCACAAATATTATTATTTGATGATTGCCTTTCTGCGGTAGATACCGAAACCGAAGAAAAAATACTTAAAAGCTTAAACAAACTCTCTAAAGGAAAAACAACGATTATTGTCAGTCATAGAATTTCTTCGGCTAAAAATGCAGACAAGATTATTGTTCTAGATGACGGAAAAATTATGCAGGAAGGTTCGCATGATACACTTATAGAAAAAGACGGGTATTATAAAGACCTATATTTAAAGCAACTATCTGAAAAAGCGTAG
- a CDS encoding sensor histidine kinase, giving the protein MKSNLTTAIIATNNDGIIYQFNEGAEALLGYSAFEMIGFKKVIFFLIEEELNQFKKDIVLQYKSESSDIDPYQLLAINDGYDSREWTIIKKDGTSFIADSILTPIKNESGKSIGFLRVIRDITEQKEIESELLRKNQVLNAAEKITMMGNWQLDVITNEVIWSVNLSNIFGIDPEENLVYDTYFSYVHPDDKELVTISIEKSKTDKKFYDLLHRIKLKNGKIKTIQLLGEVILDKDGNLIEMMGTCQDVTEQRMAEIKFKGLLESAPDAMVIVNEKGKIQLINKQAEKLFGYVSEELINKPVELLIPERYNHKHVTHRKIFFNIPKTRKMGEGKELYGVNKLGKEIPIQISLSPLKTEEGLLVSAAIRDITNQKKAEKKILEANESLEVLARKLTLQNTQLADFAHITSHNLRAPVSNLNSLLDFYNLAETEDEKVILFEKFEIVINHLTETLNTLIEALKTKNEDSGNLEIISFDDILNKTKEILTGQIIKTQAKITSDFSKKENISYNKVYLESIFLNLLSNGLKYKSEDRIPEIFIYSEFENGELQLKFKDNGLGIDLKRHGHKLFGLNKVFHRHPDAKGVGLFMTKVQIEAMGGKITVESEVNVGSTFNINFNK; this is encoded by the coding sequence ATGAAATCGAATTTAACCACAGCCATAATAGCCACAAACAATGATGGCATTATATATCAATTTAACGAAGGTGCAGAAGCCTTATTAGGATATTCTGCCTTTGAAATGATTGGATTTAAAAAAGTCATTTTTTTTCTTATTGAAGAAGAACTTAATCAATTTAAAAAAGATATTGTATTACAATATAAAAGTGAAAGTTCCGATATTGATCCGTATCAATTATTGGCTATAAATGATGGTTATGATTCTCGTGAGTGGACTATTATTAAAAAAGATGGTACTTCTTTTATTGCTGATTCCATACTAACTCCAATAAAAAATGAAAGCGGAAAAAGTATTGGTTTTTTAAGAGTAATCAGAGATATCACCGAACAAAAAGAAATAGAATCTGAACTTTTACGAAAAAACCAAGTATTAAATGCTGCCGAAAAAATAACCATGATGGGTAATTGGCAACTAGACGTTATTACCAATGAAGTTATATGGTCTGTTAATCTTTCTAATATTTTTGGAATAGACCCAGAAGAAAATTTAGTATACGATACCTATTTTAGTTATGTGCATCCAGACGATAAAGAATTGGTTACCATATCTATTGAAAAATCTAAAACGGATAAGAAGTTTTATGATTTATTACATCGTATTAAATTAAAAAATGGAAAAATAAAAACAATTCAACTTCTAGGAGAAGTCATTTTAGACAAGGATGGAAATCTTATTGAGATGATGGGAACTTGCCAAGATGTTACAGAACAAAGAATGGCAGAAATTAAATTTAAAGGACTGCTTGAATCTGCTCCAGATGCTATGGTAATTGTAAATGAAAAAGGCAAAATACAGTTAATTAATAAACAAGCAGAAAAATTATTTGGTTACGTATCTGAAGAATTAATTAATAAACCAGTAGAACTATTAATACCAGAAAGATATAATCATAAACATGTTACACATCGTAAAATATTTTTTAACATCCCCAAAACAAGAAAAATGGGAGAAGGAAAAGAGCTTTACGGTGTAAATAAATTAGGAAAAGAAATACCTATACAAATAAGTTTAAGTCCGCTTAAAACAGAAGAAGGTTTACTCGTTTCTGCAGCAATTAGAGATATAACCAATCAAAAAAAGGCAGAAAAAAAGATATTAGAAGCCAATGAAAGCTTAGAGGTATTAGCAAGAAAACTTACATTGCAAAACACCCAACTAGCAGATTTTGCGCATATAACCTCACATAATTTACGTGCACCTGTTAGTAATTTAAATTCTTTATTAGATTTCTATAATTTAGCAGAAACGGAAGATGAAAAAGTGATTTTATTCGAAAAATTTGAAATTGTCATCAATCATTTAACGGAAACTTTAAACACATTAATTGAAGCTTTAAAAACAAAAAATGAAGATTCAGGAAATTTAGAAATTATTTCATTTGATGATATATTAAACAAGACCAAAGAGATTCTTACCGGTCAAATTATAAAGACACAGGCTAAAATAACTAGTGATTTCTCAAAAAAAGAAAATATTAGCTATAATAAAGTATATTTAGAGAGTATTTTTCTTAATTTGTTAAGTAATGGATTAAAATACAAATCAGAAGATAGAATCCCAGAAATTTTTATTTATTCTGAATTTGAAAATGGGGAACTCCAACTAAAATTTAAAGATAATGGCTTAGGCATAGATTTAAAAAGGCATGGTCATAAATTATTTGGTTTAAACAAGGTATTCCATAGACATCCAGACGCTAAAGGAGTTGGTTTATTTATGACCAAAGTACAAATAGAAGCGATGGGAGGAAAAATAACAGTAGAAAGTGAAGTTAATGTTGGCTCTACTTTTAATATTAACTTTAATAAATAA
- a CDS encoding radical SAM protein, which translates to MQSKILFITPPFTQLNTAYPATAYLKGFLEKHEISVTHCDLSIELFTSVFRSDFLRAIFQEATDLENYQYSEMSKRKDMYISRVDVVLAFLQKQDIKTANKILEKGFLPLGHRLSKVNTTITWEAGEIGVIDKAKHHATFFIEEIGDFIQANVDEFFAFTKYAEQIATSASSFDQLDTFLSYQPTIIEEEMLDILVAQIEEHTPVLVCFTIPFPGNLFAALRCSQFIKQLFPDIHVAFGGGYCNTELRTLEDPRIFEFVDFISFDDGEGPLLKIVRYLEGKVDASELERTFILENEEVVYKNKIPNTIYHHKNLPAPDYSGLPFEKYVSFLDVVNPMHRMWTDARWNKLTISHGCYWKQCSFCDVTLDYIGNYQNTTAEDLVDKIEKITKDTGITGFHFVDEAAPPKMLRALSKALIDRNVKITWWTNIRFEKTFDFELCEIMAKSGCIAVTGGLEVASDRLLAKMKKGVDIAQVTRVTNNFSKNNIMVHAYLMYGFPTQTEQETIDSLEVVRQLFERNCIQSAFWHQFTTTIHSPIGQNPEAFGIEITGPVFEGFAQNDLYHVDPQGADHPKYTKGLNVALHNYLNNAGFEEKLQNWFDFPVRATSHSKGLIASFLA; encoded by the coding sequence ATGCAATCTAAAATCCTTTTTATTACACCACCTTTTACGCAGTTAAATACCGCGTATCCTGCAACTGCTTATCTTAAAGGGTTTTTAGAAAAACACGAGATTTCGGTTACCCATTGCGATTTAAGTATCGAGCTTTTTACTTCTGTTTTTAGAAGTGATTTTTTGCGTGCTATTTTTCAGGAAGCTACCGATTTGGAGAATTATCAGTATTCAGAAATGAGCAAACGAAAGGACATGTATATTTCTAGAGTGGATGTGGTGCTTGCATTTCTTCAGAAACAAGATATTAAAACGGCTAATAAAATCTTAGAAAAAGGTTTTTTACCATTAGGGCATCGTTTATCTAAAGTCAATACCACCATTACATGGGAAGCTGGGGAAATAGGAGTCATCGATAAAGCAAAGCATCATGCAACGTTTTTTATTGAAGAGATTGGCGATTTTATTCAAGCCAATGTCGATGAGTTTTTTGCATTTACAAAATATGCCGAGCAAATTGCAACTTCGGCAAGTAGTTTTGATCAACTAGATACTTTTTTGAGTTATCAACCTACCATCATAGAAGAGGAAATGCTAGATATTCTAGTCGCTCAAATTGAAGAACATACACCTGTTTTAGTTTGTTTTACCATTCCTTTTCCTGGGAATTTATTCGCAGCACTACGCTGTTCGCAGTTTATCAAACAACTTTTTCCAGATATACATGTGGCTTTTGGAGGTGGATATTGTAACACCGAATTACGTACGCTGGAAGATCCTAGAATTTTTGAATTTGTAGATTTTATTTCCTTTGATGATGGCGAAGGTCCTTTGTTGAAAATAGTCCGATATCTAGAAGGTAAAGTCGATGCTAGTGAACTGGAGCGAACCTTTATTCTAGAAAATGAAGAAGTGGTGTACAAGAATAAAATTCCGAATACCATTTACCACCATAAAAATTTACCGGCACCAGATTATTCCGGATTGCCTTTTGAGAAATATGTTTCTTTCTTAGATGTAGTAAATCCGATGCATCGTATGTGGACAGATGCCAGATGGAATAAACTCACTATTTCGCATGGTTGTTACTGGAAACAATGTTCGTTTTGTGATGTAACCTTGGATTATATAGGGAATTATCAAAACACAACAGCTGAAGATTTAGTCGATAAAATTGAGAAAATAACAAAGGATACCGGCATTACTGGTTTTCATTTTGTAGATGAAGCTGCACCGCCTAAAATGCTAAGAGCTTTGTCTAAAGCATTAATCGATAGAAATGTAAAGATCACTTGGTGGACGAACATTCGATTCGAAAAAACATTCGACTTCGAATTATGTGAGATTATGGCAAAATCTGGTTGTATTGCGGTAACTGGTGGGCTAGAAGTAGCTTCCGATAGGTTATTGGCTAAGATGAAAAAAGGGGTAGATATCGCACAAGTTACCAGAGTAACCAATAATTTTTCTAAGAATAATATCATGGTGCATGCGTATCTCATGTACGGATTTCCAACGCAAACCGAACAAGAAACTATCGATTCTTTAGAAGTCGTACGACAATTATTTGAAAGGAATTGTATTCAGTCTGCATTTTGGCATCAATTTACAACGACTATTCATAGTCCGATTGGTCAAAACCCAGAAGCATTCGGTATCGAAATAACAGGGCCTGTTTTTGAAGGATTTGCTCAAAACGACTTGTATCATGTAGATCCGCAAGGAGCAGACCATCCTAAATATACCAAAGGATTAAACGTAGCACTTCATAACTATTTAAATAATGCAGGCTTTGAAGAGAAGTTACAAAACTGGTTTGATTTTCCAGTGCGTGCAACCAGTCATTCTAAAGGTTTGATTGCAAGTTTTTTAGCTTAA
- a CDS encoding lysophospholipid acyltransferase family protein, with protein MKLLWLHFVRTYIRLGLFCYYKSFKVYHVEDIPKNKPILFLSNHQNALIDPLLIATKSGRFCYFLTRASVFNKPIVDKLLRSLQMLPVYRIRDGWSSISNNNSIFSACTDILKQNKAVTIFPEGNHHLNRTVRPLSKGFTRIVFETLEKYPELDLQIIPVGVNYIKADHFVDSTAVFFGKPIVAKNYLLKDKSQAVIALKEDVHQEICKLTTHIPLENYEENLAKLLENNVDFLNPEAVNHCIASNFETCQKQIKPKASFLKIVIKYILLANFILPFVVWKSYLKPKIKEIEFVATFRFAIYITLFPLWFFIVVLALSILLGWQIAIIYAFVVSVLALFYVKY; from the coding sequence TTGAAATTACTTTGGTTACATTTTGTAAGAACCTATATTAGGCTAGGACTTTTTTGTTATTATAAAAGTTTTAAGGTGTATCATGTAGAAGATATACCTAAAAATAAACCGATTCTATTTTTAAGTAACCACCAAAATGCACTTATTGATCCGTTGTTAATAGCTACTAAATCAGGACGTTTTTGTTATTTTTTAACTCGAGCTTCCGTTTTTAATAAACCTATTGTCGATAAACTTTTACGAAGTCTACAAATGCTTCCTGTGTACAGAATTAGAGATGGTTGGAGTAGTATTAGTAATAACAACTCTATCTTTTCTGCATGTACCGATATTTTAAAACAAAATAAGGCGGTTACCATATTTCCCGAAGGAAATCATCATTTAAACCGAACCGTTAGACCTTTAAGTAAAGGATTTACTAGAATTGTTTTCGAAACTTTAGAGAAATATCCAGAATTAGATTTACAAATTATCCCTGTTGGTGTTAATTATATAAAAGCAGATCATTTTGTAGATAGTACCGCGGTTTTCTTCGGAAAGCCAATAGTTGCAAAAAACTATCTCTTAAAAGATAAAAGCCAAGCGGTTATTGCGCTTAAAGAAGATGTGCATCAGGAAATCTGTAAATTAACAACACATATTCCTCTTGAAAATTATGAAGAAAACCTAGCGAAACTTCTAGAGAACAATGTAGATTTTTTAAATCCGGAAGCCGTAAACCATTGTATTGCTTCCAATTTTGAAACCTGCCAGAAACAAATAAAACCCAAAGCTAGTTTTTTAAAAATAGTTATAAAGTATATCCTTCTAGCAAATTTTATACTTCCTTTTGTAGTTTGGAAAAGTTATTTAAAACCCAAAATTAAAGAAATAGAGTTTGTAGCAACGTTTAGGTTTGCTATTTATATTACACTGTTTCCTCTTTGGTTCTTTATAGTTGTTTTAGCCTTATCTATACTTTTAGGTTGGCAAATTGCTATAATTTATGCTTTTGTGGTTTCTGTGTTGGCTTTGTTTTATGTGAAGTATTAA
- a CDS encoding tRNA-binding protein has product MSNTITFDDFTKVDLRVGTIIEVNDFPEARNPAYQLTIDFGDLGIKKCSAQITTLYQKDDLLNRQIVAVVNFKKKQIGKFMSECLVLGAVNNKDVILLNPENKVKNGSTVA; this is encoded by the coding sequence ATGAGTAATACAATAACTTTTGACGATTTTACCAAAGTAGATTTACGCGTAGGAACAATAATTGAAGTAAACGATTTTCCGGAAGCGCGAAATCCTGCATACCAACTTACTATAGATTTTGGCGATTTAGGCATTAAAAAATGTTCCGCACAAATAACAACGCTCTATCAAAAAGACGATTTACTTAACAGACAAATTGTAGCTGTTGTTAATTTTAAGAAAAAGCAGATTGGTAAATTTATGAGTGAATGTCTTGTTCTTGGAGCAGTAAATAACAAAGATGTCATCTTGTTAAATCCGGAAAATAAAGTCAAAAACGGATCTACTGTTGCATAA
- a CDS encoding cytochrome-c peroxidase, producing MKRVPLFLFVCFVVLSCNKDSETQSEGYVAIPLQVELPENFPEMAYNLDNNPVTEAGFELGKDLFYEGKLSSNGAIACAFCHEQAFAFTHHGHNLSHGVNGGIGFRNAQPMQNLAFQTSFMWNGSATHLDLQPIIPITSEIEMGETLSNIIEKLSADSEYQKKFTKAFEDGEVSTENMLKALSQFMVMMVSSNSKYDKYVRQEDNVVLSTIELDGLNTFQQKCTSCHATDLFTDQTFRNNGLPVNPLLNDTGRYEILEDPNDLYKFKVPSLRNVEVSGPYMHDGRFATLEVVLDFYDAGAVDNSNVDPLLLREDNTYGITLNDYEKESLIAFLKTLTDNEFLEDERFAEY from the coding sequence ATGAAAAGAGTACCTCTTTTTTTATTCGTGTGCTTTGTTGTTTTGTCGTGTAATAAAGACTCAGAAACACAAAGTGAAGGATACGTAGCAATTCCGCTACAAGTAGAGCTCCCAGAAAATTTTCCAGAAATGGCTTATAATTTGGATAATAATCCGGTTACAGAAGCTGGTTTCGAACTTGGTAAAGATTTGTTTTACGAAGGGAAACTGTCTTCCAACGGTGCAATTGCATGTGCTTTTTGTCATGAACAAGCTTTTGCGTTTACACATCACGGACATAATTTAAGTCATGGTGTAAATGGAGGAATAGGTTTTAGAAACGCACAACCCATGCAAAATTTAGCATTTCAAACTTCTTTTATGTGGAATGGATCTGCCACACATCTAGATTTACAACCTATTATTCCTATTACTAGTGAAATAGAAATGGGCGAAACTTTGAGTAATATTATTGAAAAGTTAAGCGCAGATAGTGAATATCAAAAAAAGTTTACTAAAGCTTTTGAAGATGGCGAAGTTAGTACCGAAAACATGCTGAAAGCACTATCCCAATTCATGGTAATGATGGTTTCTTCCAATTCTAAATACGATAAGTATGTTAGACAAGAAGACAATGTCGTTTTATCAACAATAGAATTGGATGGCTTAAATACTTTTCAACAAAAATGTACTTCTTGCCATGCCACAGATTTGTTTACCGATCAAACTTTTAGAAATAATGGCTTGCCTGTAAATCCTTTATTGAATGATACCGGACGCTATGAAATACTTGAAGATCCTAACGATTTATACAAATTTAAAGTACCAAGTCTCAGAAACGTTGAGGTTTCCGGACCTTATATGCATGATGGCCGATTTGCAACTTTAGAAGTGGTTTTAGATTTTTATGATGCTGGTGCTGTAGATAATAGCAATGTGGATCCATTACTTTTAAGAGAAGATAATACCTATGGAATCACGCTTAACGATTACGAAAAAGAAAGTTTAATCGCTTTCTTGAAAACATTAACAGATAACGAATTTTTAGAAGATGAACGTTTTGCAGAATATTAA
- a CDS encoding response regulator, translating into MSKNYSFCIVDDDDVYQFTIKKTINSLNIAKNIMAFSDGEEALNFMIENLHNDEELPDVILLDINMPIMDGFQFMEEYIKIKPKLDKKITIYMISSSVDASDVERANKISEVSDYIIKPIKEGQIQSILLELSNQ; encoded by the coding sequence ATGAGTAAAAATTATAGCTTTTGTATTGTTGATGACGATGATGTTTATCAATTTACCATAAAAAAAACCATAAACTCTCTTAACATAGCAAAAAATATTATGGCTTTTTCTGATGGCGAAGAGGCTTTAAATTTTATGATTGAGAATCTTCACAATGACGAAGAACTACCAGATGTTATTCTGCTTGATATAAATATGCCTATAATGGATGGGTTTCAATTTATGGAGGAATACATAAAAATCAAACCTAAATTAGATAAGAAAATAACCATTTATATGATCTCTTCTTCTGTGGATGCTTCAGATGTTGAAAGAGCAAATAAGATAAGTGAAGTTTCCGATTACATTATTAAACCAATTAAAGAAGGTCAAATACAATCTATTCTTCTAGAACTATCTAATCAGTAA